From Deinococcus cellulosilyticus NBRC 106333 = KACC 11606, a single genomic window includes:
- a CDS encoding glycoside hydrolase family 73 protein yields MSRREAIGGGILATTALITGVFTIYGPKANFWLEGAKAYLGISRVLECKAGQPCPSNMQRFRFILAAIPLAHEVSVKTGVPMSAMIAQAALETGYGSSYLARTHNNYFGIKCNGTWAKCVSRFDTEYVNGQKTGWTSQFRSYTSAAGSFYDYATFLKVNPRYAAAFQSRKDGKEFASRVARAGYATDPGYAKKLHTIIDGLRLEALNVPPSEWKLDPLFCSSFDQKAKLCKEKN; encoded by the coding sequence ATGAGCAGGAGAGAAGCGATTGGTGGTGGCATCCTTGCCACCACTGCCCTGATCACCGGGGTGTTCACCATCTACGGGCCAAAGGCAAACTTCTGGCTGGAAGGGGCAAAGGCGTACCTGGGCATCAGTAGGGTGCTGGAGTGCAAGGCTGGACAGCCCTGCCCCAGCAACATGCAACGCTTCCGCTTCATTCTGGCTGCCATCCCCCTGGCCCACGAAGTCAGCGTGAAGACGGGTGTGCCCATGTCTGCCATGATCGCCCAGGCTGCTCTGGAAACCGGATATGGCAGCAGCTATCTGGCACGCACCCACAACAATTATTTCGGCATCAAGTGTAACGGCACCTGGGCGAAATGTGTATCAAGATTTGACACAGAGTACGTGAACGGTCAGAAAACCGGGTGGACCAGCCAGTTCCGTTCCTACACCAGTGCTGCAGGATCGTTTTACGATTACGCCACTTTCCTGAAGGTAAACCCCAGATATGCTGCAGCCTTCCAGAGCCGCAAGGATGGGAAGGAATTTGCCAGCAGGGTGGCCCGTGCAGGTTACGCCACCGATCCAGGCTATGCCAAGAAGCTGCACACCATCATTGATGGGCTTCGTCTAGAAGCCCTGAACGTGCCCCCCAGTGAATGGAAACTGGACCCTCTTTTCTGCAGTTCTTTTGACCAGAAAGCCAAGCTCTGCAAGGAGAAAAACTGA